One window of the Hemitrygon akajei chromosome 5, sHemAka1.3, whole genome shotgun sequence genome contains the following:
- the mettl21a gene encoding protein N-lysine methyltransferase METTL21A, protein MALLPYDAAMIPELRKFHEASATFRFANQDIVIRQNWKQLGVAAVVWDAAIVLCTYLEMGVVQLRDRTVIELGAGTGLVGIVAALLGANVTITDKEVALQFLESNVRNNIPHDLQSMAWIKELTWGVSLSQFEPASYDVILGADVVYLEETFPALLETLEYLSSERTTILLSCRIRYKRDHSFLKMLEDHFTVERVHYDSERDVHIYKAQKTKLKDEL, encoded by the exons ATGGCACTACTGCCGTATGATGCTGCCATGATACCAGAACTCCGGAAATTCCATGAAGCCTCTGCAACTTTTCGATTTGCCAACCAGGACATAGTGATCAGGCAGAACTGGAAGCAGCTTGGGGTAGCGGCAGTGGTGTGGGATGCA GCCATTGTACTGTGCACATATCTAGAAATGGGAGTAGTCCAGCTACGAGACCGCACTGTTATAGAACTTGGAGCAGGAACTGGGTTGGTTGGAATAGTTGCAGCACTTCTAG GTGCCAATGTTACGATCACTGATAAAGAGGTGGCTCTACAGTTCCTGGAGTCCAATGTCCGAAATAACATCCCCCATGACCTTCAGAGTATGGCATGGATCAAGGAACTGACCTGGGGGGTCAGTTTGAGCCAGTTTGAGCCCGCCAGCTATGATGTTATCCTGGGGGCTGATGTGGTTTATCTGGAGGAGACATTCCCAGCCTTGCTGGAGACTCTGGAATATCTCAGCTCTGAAAGGACCACGATACTGCTGTCCTGCCGCATCCGATACAAGCGGGACCACAGCTTTCTGAAGATGCTCGAAGATCacttcacagtggagagagtccATTACGACAGCGAGAGGGATGTTCACATTTACAAGGCACAGAAAACGAAGCTGAAGGACGAACTCTAA